A portion of the uncultured Bacteroides sp. genome contains these proteins:
- a CDS encoding RagB/SusD family nutrient uptake outer membrane protein, protein MKLKKIILSAALLVAFSACDDLFEPAIENHKDAADLKNMPSWAVGLLGHAYISNPLGENANSWKFTDVATDDAVSNDIGNSYLKMATGSWRADNNPMDSWQYLRASWQYLNQFLEISENVEWARDKVASDLFKVRFQGDAYGMRALYMYHLLMSCAGWGVDGQLLGIPILTESENINSDFNKPRNTFRECLDQLNKDVDKAIEMLPEEYGDVNATGDVPAKYIQMGADLSQYNRVFGNHAKNRMSGRVARAIRAQAALLAASPAYSEGSGVTWEQAANSMAEVLAKIGSNPIANIDPTGNKWYEDANGIKNLTAGYNRPEFLWRSNKNESADLEKDQYPPSLFGKGRVNPSQNLVDAFPSLTGYPINDPQSGYDPQNPYTNRDPRLGLYIIYNGSKAGTGKSVITTAFDGSNNDAMNKFDGASTRTGYYLRKFLDMNVNANPSNTTNGYHIKPWIRYTEIFLGYAEAANEAWGPQGKGTNSYSAYDVVKAIRKRAGIGENGGDPYLESVKGDKDKMRELIRNERRLELCFEGFRFWDLRRWKVDISKLNETVKGMKITGTNHEVVDVEKRGYKDYMYYGPVPYSEILKFNALIQNKGW, encoded by the coding sequence ATGAAACTAAAAAAGATCATCTTATCAGCGGCATTATTAGTGGCATTCTCCGCTTGCGACGATTTGTTTGAGCCGGCAATAGAGAACCACAAAGATGCGGCAGACTTGAAAAATATGCCTTCATGGGCTGTCGGTTTGTTGGGCCATGCCTATATCAGTAATCCGCTGGGTGAAAATGCCAACTCTTGGAAGTTTACTGATGTAGCGACTGATGATGCCGTATCCAATGATATAGGAAATTCTTATCTGAAGATGGCAACCGGTTCTTGGCGCGCTGACAACAATCCCATGGACAGTTGGCAATACTTACGTGCATCATGGCAATACCTAAACCAGTTTTTGGAAATTTCCGAAAATGTGGAATGGGCCAGAGATAAAGTGGCTTCCGACCTTTTTAAAGTACGTTTCCAAGGTGATGCCTATGGTATGCGTGCCCTCTACATGTATCATCTGTTGATGAGTTGTGCCGGATGGGGTGTTGATGGGCAACTACTGGGTATCCCCATCCTGACAGAGTCGGAAAACATCAATTCGGATTTTAACAAGCCTCGCAACACATTTCGTGAATGTCTTGACCAACTGAATAAGGATGTAGACAAAGCCATTGAAATGCTTCCCGAAGAATATGGTGATGTAAATGCTACAGGCGATGTACCCGCTAAATATATCCAGATGGGCGCCGACCTTAGTCAGTACAACCGTGTGTTTGGCAACCATGCAAAGAATCGTATGAGTGGTCGTGTAGCCCGAGCCATCCGTGCCCAAGCCGCTCTGCTTGCAGCAAGTCCTGCCTATAGCGAAGGCTCTGGAGTTACTTGGGAGCAGGCCGCCAATAGCATGGCTGAAGTGCTGGCCAAGATTGGCAGTAATCCTATAGCCAACATTGACCCCACGGGTAATAAATGGTACGAAGACGCCAACGGTATCAAGAACCTGACAGCAGGTTACAACCGTCCCGAATTCTTGTGGCGCAGCAATAAGAACGAAAGTGCCGACCTTGAAAAAGATCAATATCCTCCTTCGCTCTTCGGCAAGGGGCGGGTAAATCCCTCGCAGAACTTGGTAGATGCATTTCCTTCACTGACAGGTTACCCCATCAATGACCCGCAAAGTGGATACGATCCTCAGAATCCGTATACTAATCGTGACCCTCGCTTAGGTCTGTACATCATCTATAACGGTAGCAAGGCAGGTACGGGTAAGAGTGTTATTACAACTGCTTTCGACGGCAGTAACAACGATGCTATGAACAAGTTCGATGGTGCTTCTACGCGCACTGGTTATTATTTACGCAAGTTCTTGGATATGAATGTGAATGCTAATCCTAGCAACACCACTAATGGTTACCATATTAAACCTTGGATTCGTTACACCGAAATTTTCCTGGGTTATGCTGAAGCAGCCAATGAGGCTTGGGGACCGCAAGGTAAAGGAACTAACAGCTACTCGGCCTACGACGTAGTTAAGGCTATTCGCAAACGTGCCGGTATCGGTGAGAATGGCGGTGATCCTTATCTGGAGTCGGTGAAAGGCGATAAAGATAAAATGCGTGAACTCATCCGCAACGAACGTCGTCTGGAGCTCTGTTTCGAAGGTTTCCGTTTCTGGGATTTGCGTCGTTGGAAGGTGGATATCAGCAAGCTCAACGAAACCGTAAAGGGCATGAAAATTACGGGAACTAACCATGAAGTGGTAGACGTGGAGAAACGCGGCTACAAGGATTACATGTACTACGGTCCTGTACCTTATAGCGAAATATTGAAGTTTAATGCCCTCATCCAGAATAAAGGATGGTAA
- a CDS encoding SusC/RagA family TonB-linked outer membrane protein: MKHIYKGLVFCAAFAFAHTHIAAQETLADLVEATQADTLQKVQVAFRSIDRSDLLGGVSVIDMKEMSKKAYTNYSLALVDNVVGGFNGNIWGNSEYLVMVDGMVRDANNVLPHEIDQITLLKGASAVVLYGPRAAKGVICITTKRGNVGDLRINVHANTGFYTPKSYPKYLGSAEYMSLYNEARANDGLAANYSQEAIYNHASGLNPYRYPNFDMYSSDYLKKAYNRSEAIAEISGGSEKVKYYTSTGYYRESSLLKVGNTEDNYNSRFFVRGNVDMKLHKLITAQADANVTFYDSYAASVDWWGKAATLRPHLVSPFIPLSYIEETDPSSLNTVLNSSYIKDGKYFFGGTQQNPTNPVADAYAAGDSKLVSRQFQFNTRFDINLSPLLKGLYLRAKYGIDYASTYNQGYTSSYATFAPVWTNYNGKDVIASITQYGKDEKSGSENINNSAYRYTYNVSGQFDFQRTINADHNLFAMILANAWQTQRSGHYHRTTNANLGFQASYNYQHRYYADFSVAMPYSTKLPEGKRTAFSPTVTLGWNLAKESFMENSIFDDLMVTASAGIINQDLDITDPDSDNEDGYYLYKAVIQSGGWYSWGDNGGLAATEFQRGDKPDMTYVKRKELTAGLRGSMWDKLISFDVNFFTSKMDGGLIRANSLYPNYFTQTGYPTSSIIPYVNFNVDQRTGFDFSVYANKKVGEVELTLGVSGMYYKSTAKKRDENVEFGYLSAIGRALNGHWGLQSEGFFQNQAEIDAAPEQTFGDVKPGDIRYKDQNNDKKIDNNDRVFLGRWDSPFMSGINLTAKWRNFTLYAMGNVYLGGYGMKDNSYYWVKGDGKYSEVVRNRWTPETAATATYPRLTTTDGANNFRTSDFWMYKNDRFNLTQVQLTYKMSETVLRGTFIKGLSFFANANNLLTIAKERKTLELNVGSAPQTRFYQLGFKGTF; this comes from the coding sequence CTCAAGAGACGCTGGCCGACTTGGTGGAAGCTACCCAAGCGGATACGCTTCAAAAGGTGCAAGTGGCATTCCGTTCCATAGACCGAAGCGACCTATTGGGCGGAGTATCAGTCATTGATATGAAGGAAATGTCAAAAAAGGCATATACAAACTATAGTTTGGCTCTTGTTGACAATGTGGTGGGTGGTTTCAATGGTAACATCTGGGGAAACAGCGAATACCTCGTTATGGTGGACGGTATGGTGCGCGATGCAAACAATGTGCTCCCTCATGAGATAGATCAGATCACTCTCTTAAAGGGTGCTTCGGCTGTAGTACTCTATGGGCCGCGTGCCGCCAAAGGTGTCATCTGCATCACTACCAAGCGTGGTAATGTAGGCGATCTCAGAATAAATGTTCATGCCAATACAGGTTTCTATACTCCAAAGTCTTATCCCAAATATTTGGGTTCAGCAGAGTATATGAGTCTCTATAACGAAGCTCGTGCTAACGATGGTTTGGCTGCAAACTACTCGCAGGAAGCTATCTATAATCATGCATCCGGTTTGAATCCCTATCGCTATCCCAACTTCGATATGTACTCTTCAGATTACCTGAAGAAAGCATACAATCGCTCCGAAGCAATAGCCGAAATTTCAGGGGGTAGTGAGAAAGTGAAGTATTATACCTCTACAGGTTACTATCGCGAGTCATCGCTCCTTAAGGTGGGCAATACGGAGGATAATTACAACAGCCGCTTCTTTGTACGCGGAAATGTGGATATGAAATTACATAAACTTATCACAGCGCAGGCTGATGCCAATGTTACTTTCTATGACTCTTATGCAGCTAGCGTGGACTGGTGGGGGAAAGCCGCCACGCTGCGTCCGCATCTCGTGTCGCCGTTCATTCCTCTGAGTTACATAGAAGAGACCGACCCGAGTTCATTGAATACTGTGCTTAACAGTAGTTACATTAAAGATGGTAAATACTTCTTCGGTGGTACGCAACAGAACCCAACTAATCCGGTAGCTGATGCATATGCAGCTGGAGACAGCAAGCTTGTTAGCCGCCAGTTTCAGTTTAATACACGTTTCGATATCAATCTCTCTCCATTACTTAAAGGACTTTATCTCCGTGCCAAATATGGTATAGACTATGCTTCTACCTACAATCAGGGTTATACTAGTAGTTATGCTACATTTGCGCCTGTGTGGACCAATTACAATGGAAAGGATGTTATTGCAAGCATCACGCAGTATGGCAAGGATGAGAAGAGTGGCAGTGAAAACATTAACAATTCGGCCTATCGATACACTTATAACGTATCCGGTCAGTTCGATTTCCAGCGTACAATCAATGCCGACCATAATCTTTTTGCTATGATTTTGGCCAATGCTTGGCAGACACAACGGAGCGGACACTATCACCGCACTACCAATGCTAATTTAGGTTTTCAGGCATCGTATAACTATCAACATAGATACTATGCTGACTTCAGTGTTGCAATGCCTTATTCGACCAAGTTGCCAGAAGGCAAGCGCACAGCTTTTTCTCCCACAGTTACTCTGGGTTGGAATCTAGCTAAAGAGTCATTTATGGAAAACTCCATCTTTGATGACCTGATGGTAACTGCTTCGGCAGGTATAATCAATCAAGACCTTGATATCACCGATCCCGATTCCGATAACGAAGACGGTTACTACCTTTATAAGGCAGTGATACAATCGGGTGGCTGGTACAGTTGGGGTGACAACGGAGGTTTGGCTGCCACTGAGTTCCAACGTGGTGACAAGCCTGATATGACCTACGTGAAGCGCAAAGAGCTGACCGCTGGTTTGCGCGGTTCTATGTGGGACAAGCTGATCAGTTTTGACGTTAACTTCTTCACAAGCAAAATGGATGGTGGATTGATTCGTGCCAATTCGTTGTATCCCAACTATTTCACGCAGACCGGTTATCCGACATCGTCTATCATTCCTTACGTGAACTTCAATGTAGACCAGCGTACTGGTTTCGATTTCAGCGTATATGCCAATAAGAAGGTGGGTGAAGTGGAACTAACTCTTGGTGTAAGCGGAATGTACTACAAGAGTACAGCCAAGAAGCGAGATGAGAACGTTGAGTTTGGCTATCTCTCAGCTATTGGTCGCGCCTTGAACGGACATTGGGGATTGCAGAGCGAAGGTTTCTTCCAAAACCAGGCCGAAATTGATGCTGCTCCTGAACAGACATTTGGAGACGTGAAACCTGGCGACATACGTTATAAAGATCAAAACAACGATAAGAAGATTGACAACAACGACCGTGTATTCTTAGGGCGTTGGGACTCTCCTTTCATGAGCGGTATCAATCTTACTGCTAAGTGGCGCAACTTTACCCTTTATGCCATGGGTAACGTCTACTTGGGCGGCTATGGTATGAAAGACAACTCATACTATTGGGTAAAGGGAGACGGCAAATACTCGGAAGTGGTGCGTAACCGTTGGACTCCTGAGACGGCAGCTACAGCTACCTATCCACGATTGACTACGACTGACGGTGCCAACAATTTCCGCACTTCCGACTTCTGGATGTACAAGAACGACCGTTTTAATCTTACTCAAGTTCAGCTTACTTACAAAATGTCTGAAACAGTCTTGAGGGGAACTTTCATTAAGGGTTTGAGCTTTTTTGCCAATGCAAACAATCTGCTCACCATTGCGAAAGAGCGCAAAACTTTAGAACTGAACGTAGGTAGTGCACCTCAAACACGCTTCTACCAACTTGGTTTTAAGGGCACTTTCTAA